In Pseudophryne corroboree isolate aPseCor3 chromosome 7, aPseCor3.hap2, whole genome shotgun sequence, a single window of DNA contains:
- the LOC134945770 gene encoding dual specificity protein phosphatase 14-like: protein MPLLLPTMNFRSHRLLRRTPPPPAISTKQTAVGGTSSSTGLSGLGSIAQISPCLYLSSGNAAGSRQLVYARNVTCIVNATLEIPNSNWPDVDYVKVPVPDLPHAPLALYFDSVADRIHQNGKRNGRTLVHCVAGVSRSATLCIAYLMKYHRLSLLDAHQWVKTRRPVVRPNAGFWQQLIQYEKKLFGKNTVRLVPSPLGLIPDIYERETRNLIPVWGFR from the coding sequence ATGCCCCTGCTGCTCCCCACCATGAATTTCCGTAGCCACCGGCTCCTGAGACGCACTCCACCGCCCCCGGCTATTTCTACCAAACAGACCGCTGTAGGTGGAACTTCTTCCAGTACTGGACTGTCCGGCCTAGGGAGCATCGCCCAGATTAGCCCCTGTCTGTACCTCTCCAGCGGTAACGCTGCAGGCAGTCGGCAGCTGGTGTATGCCCGCAACGTCACCTGCATTGTGAACGCCACCCTGGAGATCCCCAACTCCAACTGGCCGGATGTAGACTACGTCAAGGTGCCTGTGCCAGACCTACCCCATGCACCCCTGGCACTGTACTTTGACTCTGTGGCAGACCGCATCCACCAGAACGGAAAGAGGAACGGTAGGACGCTGGTCCACTGTGTGGCGGGAGTAAGCCGTTCCGCCACCCTCTGCATCGCTTACCTGATGAAGTATCATCGCCTCTCTCTGCTGGATGCCCACCAGTGGGTCAAAACCAGGAGGCCGGTGGTACGGCCGAATGCCGGATTTTGGCAGCAGCTGATCCAGTACGAGAAAAAGCTCTTTGGCAAAAACACCGTGAGGTTGGTGCCATCTCCtttaggactcatcccggatataTACGAGAGAGAAACCCGTAACCTGATCCCCGTTTGGGGCTTCAGATAA